The following coding sequences are from one Buchnera aphidicola (Periphyllus testudinaceus) window:
- the lon gene encoding endopeptidase La, translating into MKENNSKYIKMPILPLRDTVIFPYMVIPLFIGRKKSIKIIKTAIKKNKEILLVTQKKYSIEKPKIKDIFEIGTISSIIQFLKLPDGTVKILIEGKKRAKIIKLGNKTNKFIGKVKLISIQKIIKKNEIVFKRTIINQFEKYAEFNEKISKDIINLLHKINNINKLTDTIATYITSKLIDKQKILETIDIQKRIEYLMIMIESEIKLFKIENKIRSRIKKQMEKNQKEYYLNEQMKAIQKELGKDDKDLYEYSVLKKKVLQSNMPKNIEIELIKELKRFRLMPYMSSETTVVRSYIEWMIKVPWKKKTTIKKELSTALLILNNNHYGLETVKNRILEYLAVQNRMNKIKGPILCLVGPPGVGKTSLGKSIAQATGRKYTRMSLGGIKDESEIRGHRRTYIGSMPGKIIQKISNTGVKNPLFLLDEIDKMSYDTRSDASSALLEVLDPEQNFSFNDHYLEVNYDLSEVMFIATANSLNIPLPLLDRMEIIKLPGYTEEEKIKIYNSYLKPKQMKENALKKNEISITKKVIIQIIRYYTKEYGVRNLEKNISKIYRKIVKEILLNKKLKKVNINTRNLEKYLGIKKIISQKNNQKNGIGQVTGLAWTECGGELLKIQSACISGKGKLSFTGYLGKVMKESIQTAITVIRTLVKELNIPKNFYEKNDIHVHIPEGATPKDGPSAGISICTSITSSLTKNPVKSSLAMTGEITLNGSVTAIGGLREKILSAYQEKIKNIIIPKENKKDLKNIPKNILKKIKIYLVKNIKEVLKISLKNDPYKL; encoded by the coding sequence ATGAAAGAAAATAATTCTAAATATATAAAAATGCCTATTTTGCCATTAAGAGATACCGTTATATTTCCTTATATGGTAATTCCATTATTTATTGGTCGAAAAAAATCAATTAAAATAATAAAAACCGCTATTAAAAAAAATAAAGAAATTTTATTAGTTACTCAAAAAAAATATTCTATAGAAAAACCAAAAATAAAAGATATTTTTGAAATTGGAACAATTTCATCTATTATACAATTTTTAAAACTACCAGATGGAACAGTAAAAATATTAATCGAAGGAAAAAAAAGAGCAAAAATTATTAAATTAGGAAATAAAACAAACAAATTTATAGGAAAAGTTAAACTTATTTCAATACAAAAAATTATCAAAAAAAATGAAATAGTCTTTAAAAGAACTATTATTAATCAATTTGAAAAATATGCAGAATTTAATGAAAAAATTTCTAAAGACATAATAAATTTACTACATAAAATAAATAATATTAATAAATTAACTGATACAATAGCTACTTATATAACTTCAAAATTAATTGATAAACAAAAAATATTAGAAACAATTGATATTCAAAAAAGAATTGAATATTTAATGATAATGATAGAATCTGAAATAAAATTATTTAAAATTGAAAATAAAATACGATCTAGAATAAAAAAACAAATGGAAAAAAATCAAAAAGAATATTATCTTAATGAACAAATGAAAGCCATACAAAAAGAACTCGGAAAAGATGATAAAGATTTATATGAATATTCTGTTTTGAAAAAAAAAGTTTTACAATCTAATATGCCAAAAAATATAGAAATCGAATTAATAAAAGAACTAAAAAGATTTAGATTAATGCCTTATATGTCTTCAGAAACTACAGTTGTAAGAAGTTATATTGAATGGATGATAAAAGTTCCTTGGAAAAAAAAAACAACTATAAAAAAAGAACTATCAACTGCATTATTAATATTAAATAATAATCATTATGGATTAGAAACAGTAAAAAACAGAATATTAGAATATTTAGCAGTTCAAAATAGAATGAATAAAATAAAAGGTCCAATTTTATGTCTAGTAGGTCCTCCAGGAGTAGGAAAAACTTCTCTTGGAAAATCTATAGCACAAGCTACTGGAAGAAAATATACTAGAATGTCATTAGGAGGAATTAAAGATGAATCAGAAATTAGAGGACATAGAAGAACATATATTGGCTCTATGCCAGGAAAAATTATACAAAAAATTTCTAATACTGGTGTAAAAAATCCATTATTTTTATTAGATGAAATTGATAAAATGTCTTATGACACAAGATCTGATGCATCTTCTGCTTTATTAGAAGTATTAGATCCGGAACAAAACTTTTCTTTTAATGATCATTATTTAGAAGTAAATTATGATCTCTCAGAAGTAATGTTTATAGCAACTGCTAATTCTCTTAATATTCCTTTACCTTTATTAGATAGAATGGAAATTATAAAATTACCTGGATATACAGAAGAAGAAAAAATAAAAATTTATAATTCATATTTAAAACCAAAACAAATGAAAGAAAACGCTTTAAAAAAAAATGAAATTTCCATTACCAAAAAAGTAATTATTCAAATAATTCGTTATTACACAAAAGAATATGGAGTAAGAAATCTAGAAAAAAATATTTCAAAAATATATAGAAAAATAGTTAAAGAAATATTATTAAATAAAAAATTAAAAAAAGTTAATATTAATACAAGAAATTTAGAAAAATACTTAGGAATAAAAAAAATTATATCACAAAAAAATAATCAAAAAAATGGAATTGGGCAAGTCACAGGATTAGCTTGGACAGAATGCGGAGGAGAATTACTTAAAATACAATCTGCTTGTATTTCAGGAAAAGGAAAATTATCATTTACTGGATATTTAGGAAAAGTAATGAAAGAATCAATTCAAACAGCTATTACTGTCATTCGAACATTAGTAAAAGAACTAAATATACCTAAAAATTTTTATGAAAAAAATGATATCCATGTACATATTCCTGAAGGAGCAACTCCAAAAGATGGTCCAAGTGCAGGAATTTCTATATGTACATCTATAACTTCTTCTTTAACAAAAAATCCTGTTAAATCAAGTTTAGCTATGACTGGAGAAATTACATTAAATGGAAGTGTAACAGCTATTGGAGGTCTTAGAGAAAAAATATTATCAGCTTATCAAGAAAAAATAAAAAATATTATTATACCAAAAGAAAATAAAAAAGATCTAAAAAATATTCCAAAAAATATACTTAAAAAAATAAAAATATATCTAGTAAAAAATATTAAAGAAGTGCTAAAAATATCATTAAAAAACGATCCTTATAAATTATAA
- a CDS encoding SurA N-terminal domain-containing protein — translation MHKNFISLFKKIILKILLITLLMSIFLTSINSYLNNYNQSWFMEINKKLITPKNVQQMFLKELSKIKSIDKKKYIQTIENKLKIKALYKKIIKNFINNIAIEDYFNKLKIFNDKKNIKNLIIHSQTFQTNHIFNKEKYNKFLQKNFLNEDQYLKIIETNLVKNFFLNDIINSEFLLNDEKVSNYKNKSKIIFYKIASINYKKYISKKKIPQKKILKFYKKYKKNFYVPKKFKIRFIDLSSFINKCNKNKKQNIRNYNIEKKIQYLSINQKNYLNLIEKLTKIQKKDTKWFSINSIPKEINLENIKNFLKIQKYYKINKINNLINYHFKNSKKNLYIQIIGFKQKKIQPFSKIKNKIEYILKKNKAKKKVEKILKKIEKELKNNLFYTFNNEKLSFQKQTYNTKFNKNNISIFVKKINEKFNKKKPIYVKMTDYKNTWLIIKLYKKIYTNLNKDKKNQLYNKVNLLNQKLLINLILRQLNLKTQIKYNYKYIIFKKYITKKII, via the coding sequence ATGCATAAAAATTTTATTTCATTATTTAAAAAAATTATTTTAAAAATTCTATTAATTACTTTATTGATGTCTATTTTTTTAACAAGTATAAATAGTTATTTAAATAATTATAATCAATCATGGTTTATGGAAATAAATAAAAAATTAATTACTCCAAAAAATGTTCAACAAATGTTTTTAAAAGAACTATCAAAAATAAAATCTATTGATAAAAAAAAATATATTCAAACAATAGAAAATAAATTAAAAATTAAAGCTTTATATAAAAAAATTATAAAAAACTTTATTAATAATATTGCAATTGAAGATTATTTTAATAAATTAAAAATTTTTAATGATAAAAAAAATATTAAAAATTTAATTATTCATTCTCAAACATTTCAAACAAATCATATATTTAATAAAGAAAAATATAATAAATTTTTACAAAAAAATTTCTTAAATGAAGATCAATATTTAAAAATTATAGAAACTAATTTAGTAAAAAATTTTTTTTTAAATGATATAATAAATTCAGAATTTTTATTAAATGATGAAAAAGTATCAAACTATAAAAATAAATCAAAAATAATATTTTATAAAATTGCATCAATAAATTATAAAAAATATATATCAAAAAAAAAAATACCCCAAAAAAAAATTTTAAAATTTTATAAAAAATATAAAAAAAATTTTTATGTTCCAAAAAAATTTAAAATACGATTTATTGATCTATCTTCTTTTATTAATAAATGTAACAAAAATAAAAAACAAAATATAAGAAACTATAATATAGAAAAAAAAATACAATATTTATCTATTAATCAAAAAAATTATTTAAATTTAATAGAAAAATTAACAAAAATACAAAAAAAAGATACAAAATGGTTTTCAATAAATTCTATTCCAAAAGAAATAAATTTAGAAAATATAAAAAATTTTTTAAAAATACAAAAATATTATAAAATTAATAAAATAAATAATTTAATAAATTATCATTTTAAAAACTCAAAAAAAAATTTATATATTCAAATAATTGGTTTTAAACAAAAAAAAATACAACCATTTTCTAAAATAAAAAATAAAATTGAATATATCTTAAAAAAAAATAAAGCCAAAAAAAAAGTAGAAAAAATATTAAAAAAAATAGAAAAAGAACTAAAAAATAACTTATTTTATACTTTTAATAATGAAAAATTATCATTTCAAAAACAAACATATAATACAAAATTTAATAAAAATAATATCTCAATTTTTGTAAAAAAAATCAATGAAAAATTTAATAAAAAAAAACCAATATATGTTAAAATGACTGATTATAAAAATACATGGTTAATAATAAAATTATATAAAAAAATATATACAAATTTAAATAAAGATAAAAAAAATCAATTATATAATAAAGTAAATTTATTAAATCAAAAATTATTAATTAATTTAATATTAAGACAATTAAACTTAAAAACACAAATTAAATATAATTATAAATATATAATTTTTAAAAAATATATTACAAAAAAAATTATTTAA